The following proteins come from a genomic window of Micavibrio aeruginosavorus EPB:
- a CDS encoding MlaA family lipoprotein, protein MMARFAFLKFSHLMLAGFAALTLSACSSTQATDPNDPLEGYNRVMFAVNDVVDQAVLRPVAKGYRFAVPQPARTGVRNFLRNLRAPVNLANEALQGDMAGVENVLVRTSVNTLIGVGGLIDVAGMEGYPYEQEDFGQTLGVWGMGHGAYVILPLMGPSSLRDGTGMLVDGFMDPLRWYLFNTEREGWHYARMGMTVIDSREELLDALDDLRRNSFDYYAATRSAYLQRREALVNDMDPGMGGVAIPDYD, encoded by the coding sequence ATGATGGCGCGTTTTGCGTTTTTGAAATTCTCTCATCTGATGCTGGCCGGCTTTGCCGCGCTTACCCTGTCTGCATGCAGCAGCACGCAAGCCACAGATCCCAATGACCCGCTGGAAGGCTATAACCGCGTCATGTTCGCCGTGAACGATGTGGTGGATCAGGCGGTCCTGCGTCCGGTGGCCAAGGGCTATCGATTCGCCGTGCCGCAACCGGCCCGGACCGGTGTGCGCAACTTCCTGCGCAACCTGCGTGCCCCTGTGAACCTGGCCAACGAAGCGTTGCAGGGTGACATGGCGGGCGTTGAAAATGTTCTGGTCCGCACCTCGGTCAACACGCTGATCGGCGTTGGCGGCCTGATTGATGTGGCTGGCATGGAAGGCTATCCGTACGAACAGGAAGATTTCGGCCAGACGCTGGGCGTCTGGGGTATGGGTCACGGGGCCTATGTGATTTTGCCGCTGATGGGGCCGTCGTCCCTGCGTGATGGTACGGGCATGCTGGTTGACGGGTTTATGGATCCGTTGCGCTGGTACCTGTTCAACACGGAACGCGAAGGCTGGCACTATGCCCGCATGGGGATGACCGTGATCGATTCGCGTGAAGAATTGCTGGATGCGCTGGACGATCTGCGCCGCAACTCCTTCGATTACTATGCCGCAACACGCAGCGCCTATCTCCAGCGCCGTGAAGCTCTGGTCAATGATATGGACCCGGGTATGGGCGGCGTGGCCATCCCTGATTACGACTAA
- a CDS encoding MlaC/ttg2D family ABC transporter substrate-binding protein — MLDRKTGLRGLILGAATAALLSPLMSQDAVAGTGMDLRPVLAADSAFVRVADQKGAENFIDSMAGRAIAFLGNEGMSQQQKRASFRKLLEDSFDMATIGRFALGTYWRSASESQRAEYQKQFKVMVVNVYSERFSEYTNQTFRTTGSRPDGDKDVIVSSLIESPEGKPPVKVDWRVRNKDGRYKIVDVLVEGVSMSLTQRSDFSSVIQAGGGDVQVLLNHLKQKNG, encoded by the coding sequence ATGCTGGATCGGAAAACAGGATTGCGCGGATTGATTTTGGGCGCGGCGACGGCGGCCTTGCTGTCCCCTCTGATGTCGCAAGACGCGGTGGCGGGAACAGGTATGGATCTGCGTCCGGTTTTGGCCGCGGATTCCGCTTTTGTCCGCGTTGCGGATCAAAAGGGTGCCGAGAACTTCATCGACTCCATGGCTGGCCGGGCGATTGCTTTCCTTGGTAATGAGGGGATGTCACAGCAGCAAAAGCGCGCGTCCTTCCGCAAATTGCTGGAAGATTCGTTCGATATGGCGACCATTGGCCGCTTTGCGCTGGGCACATACTGGCGGTCCGCATCCGAATCGCAACGGGCGGAGTATCAGAAGCAATTCAAAGTCATGGTTGTGAATGTGTATTCCGAACGGTTCAGCGAATACACGAACCAGACATTCCGCACCACGGGCTCTCGCCCGGATGGGGACAAGGATGTGATCGTATCGTCCCTGATCGAATCGCCGGAGGGCAAGCCGCCGGTGAAAGTTGACTGGCGCGTCCGGAATAAGGATGGCCGTTACAAGATCGTTGACGTTTTGGTCGAAGGGGTCAGCATGTCCCTGACCCAACGTTCCGACTTTTCATCGGTCATTCAGGCGGGCGGCGGCGACGTCCAAGTCCTGCTGAACCATTTGAAGCAGAAGAACGGATAA
- a CDS encoding DotA/TraY family protein — protein sequence MPNESKTLTTRQVLKFALLPGVVPLARDLVGSGFSHVSFFMAQVFRAARLLPAGHPYLSPQNIRKFGISNVLSEAYRNLQFNKSHVDQVVIFAIVCLGFLLLLLQIGILLFSLMVQTAKAAMPAGYGDFFKIQNAQNDIAFILLDRVFGVPGMFTDANGGGTCVASNTPCLQSTVPDGPWPFAYHGALHDMLQFYSIGLMVIAVIIFLYFAVAIVVETAQSGTPFGRRFNHVWAPIRMVVALGLLVPLSYGLNGAQYVTLYAAKWGSNMASNGWNLFNQRLAGTTLLGNPNYLIAEPQQPKPNDLLQFYTVLAACTKSYELLAEGKVSINAYLVRSVTRAPEFMLLSDADWAQAVEFYDNGDIIVVFGERDPIRHKNKPGYVMPYCGQLVMTTTDVQEPGSRSIQQSYYEGLIRAPWNQINTEDNGSYFINAGYAAVKEALPNSTASSITNTMPTPQNRDDLVRSWSENIDMWIYYGTVEQIGGAEWLFTQQELGWGGGGIWYNKIAQMNGAMIAAAYNIPFPTKYPAIMEYVLEEKRKKDNEIISQLRYQPTMADGVAVEFTEYGAALSAALNRAYDIWNVEAAGQPSGAENIPIPTSQNIMIDVINAMFGTEGLFNMRANANVHPLAQLVALGKSMVDSAITNLGIAAGSGAVATLSNLLNGLFGIGPLAGAFSSIASGVAFMTLSMGFVLYYVLPFLPFIYFFFAVGNWVKGVFEAMVGVPLWALAHIRIDGDGLMGDAAKDGYFLIFEIFMRPLFIVFGLIAAVSIFAAQVQVLNSIFDLVVSNLTGFNNEDAQNALDGQLGAWEFMRSTIDYFFHTVIYAIIVYMMGMASFKLITLIPNHVMYWLGTNVNGFGDFSGDPAEHLVRNVSMGANSVGGSLKGAAGSLQGMFAKQ from the coding sequence ATGCCAAATGAATCAAAAACGCTTACAACACGGCAGGTGTTGAAATTTGCGCTTCTGCCCGGGGTCGTCCCGTTGGCCCGGGATCTGGTCGGTTCGGGATTCAGCCATGTGTCCTTCTTTATGGCGCAGGTGTTTCGCGCCGCGCGCCTGTTGCCGGCCGGGCACCCGTATCTGAGCCCGCAAAATATCCGCAAATTCGGCATCAGCAACGTGCTGAGCGAAGCCTATCGGAATTTGCAATTTAACAAATCCCACGTCGACCAGGTCGTGATTTTCGCGATCGTCTGTCTGGGCTTCCTGTTGCTGTTGTTACAGATCGGGATTTTACTGTTCAGCCTGATGGTGCAGACAGCCAAGGCCGCCATGCCGGCGGGATATGGCGATTTTTTCAAAATTCAAAACGCCCAGAACGATATCGCCTTTATCCTTCTCGACCGCGTTTTTGGCGTGCCCGGCATGTTTACCGACGCCAATGGCGGCGGCACATGCGTGGCCAGCAATACACCCTGCCTGCAATCCACCGTTCCAGATGGGCCGTGGCCCTTTGCCTATCACGGCGCCCTGCATGACATGCTGCAATTTTACAGCATCGGGCTGATGGTCATTGCCGTCATTATTTTCCTGTATTTTGCCGTGGCCATTGTGGTGGAAACGGCCCAAAGCGGCACGCCGTTTGGCCGCCGTTTTAACCATGTCTGGGCCCCGATCCGGATGGTGGTGGCGTTGGGCTTGCTGGTCCCGCTCAGCTACGGCCTGAACGGCGCGCAATATGTCACGCTGTATGCCGCAAAATGGGGATCAAACATGGCCAGCAATGGCTGGAACCTGTTTAACCAGCGGCTGGCCGGGACAACCTTGCTGGGCAATCCGAACTATCTGATCGCCGAACCGCAGCAGCCCAAACCGAACGATTTGCTGCAGTTCTATACGGTTCTGGCCGCGTGTACCAAATCATACGAATTGCTGGCCGAAGGCAAAGTCAGCATCAACGCCTATCTGGTGCGCAGCGTCACCCGCGCGCCGGAATTCATGTTGTTGTCCGACGCGGATTGGGCGCAAGCCGTAGAGTTTTACGATAACGGCGACATTATCGTGGTGTTTGGCGAACGCGACCCCATCCGGCACAAAAACAAGCCGGGTTACGTCATGCCCTATTGCGGGCAATTGGTCATGACAACGACCGATGTGCAGGAGCCGGGATCGCGGTCGATCCAGCAATCCTATTATGAGGGGCTGATCCGCGCGCCGTGGAACCAGATCAACACCGAAGATAACGGCAGCTATTTCATCAATGCCGGGTATGCCGCAGTGAAGGAGGCCCTGCCCAACAGCACGGCCAGCAGCATCACCAACACCATGCCGACACCACAGAATCGCGATGACCTGGTCCGGTCGTGGAGCGAAAACATTGATATGTGGATTTATTACGGCACGGTTGAACAAATCGGTGGGGCGGAATGGCTGTTCACCCAGCAGGAACTTGGCTGGGGCGGCGGCGGCATCTGGTACAACAAGATCGCGCAGATGAACGGCGCGATGATTGCCGCGGCCTATAACATCCCGTTCCCGACCAAATATCCGGCCATCATGGAATATGTGCTGGAAGAAAAGCGGAAGAAGGACAACGAAATCATCAGCCAATTGCGGTACCAGCCAACCATGGCCGATGGTGTTGCGGTGGAATTCACGGAATATGGTGCAGCCCTGTCCGCCGCGCTGAACCGTGCCTATGATATCTGGAACGTCGAGGCCGCAGGCCAGCCGAGCGGGGCCGAAAACATCCCCATTCCGACATCGCAGAACATCATGATTGACGTCATCAACGCCATGTTCGGGACGGAAGGTCTGTTCAACATGCGGGCGAACGCCAACGTCCACCCGCTGGCCCAGTTGGTGGCCTTGGGTAAATCCATGGTGGATTCGGCCATCACCAATCTGGGGATTGCCGCCGGGTCCGGGGCCGTGGCGACGCTCTCCAACCTGCTCAACGGGTTGTTCGGGATCGGGCCGCTGGCCGGGGCGTTTTCCAGCATTGCCAGTGGTGTCGCCTTTATGACGCTCAGCATGGGCTTTGTGCTGTATTACGTTCTGCCGTTCTTGCCCTTCATCTATTTCTTCTTTGCCGTCGGCAACTGGGTCAAGGGCGTGTTTGAGGCGATGGTGGGCGTGCCGCTGTGGGCGCTGGCCCACATCCGGATCGACGGGGACGGATTGATGGGGGATGCGGCCAAGGACGGCTATTTCCTGATCTTTGAAATCTTTATGCGGCCGCTGTTTATTGTCTTTGGCCTGATCGCCGCCGTATCCATCTTCGCGGCCCAGGTCCAGGTGCTGAACAGTATCTTTGATCTGGTCGTATCCAACCTGACCGGCTTTAACAACGAAGATGCGCAAAACGCGTTGGATGGCCAATTGGGCGCATGGGAATTCATGCGATCAACCATCGATTACTTCTTCCACACGGTCATTTACGCGATCATCGTGTACATGATGGGCATGGCGTCGTTCAAGCTGATCACGCTGATCCCGAACCACGTCATGTACTGGCTGGGCACGAACGTCAACGGTTTCGGCGACTTCTCCGGCGATCCGGCGGAACACCTTGTCCGCAACGTGTCCATGGGTGCCAACTCTGTCGGCGGATCGCTCAAAGGGGCGGCAGGCAGTTTGCAGGGCATGTTTGCGAAGCAATAG